The following are from one region of the Silene latifolia isolate original U9 population chromosome 9, ASM4854445v1, whole genome shotgun sequence genome:
- the LOC141598759 gene encoding uncharacterized protein LOC141598759: MRGVYNQTNPSATESGVMYGSSPSDTSFIQPWTPPPTQSVYMDDFETSTKRGAISGPLYFTPTMEGTSMVPFDRGSISSRSDFSEFDHSGKLHLSTPRNFPGRRSFMSKPIHPLSFPLQSPTLETSGLFEYDSSTPLRDTHRLSSGSSSIDLADMSERLDPGRPSNPCGSHKCGVCDRLLSQRSPWSSRRIIKSGDMPVTGVLFCRHVFHAECLEQTTPKSHTSDPPCPICAKVEGVNSSESEQIIFPKTRNSFPRLRGVAVSGEGSSKSWGCIQVGDCVEGAHRSSMLLLNRNKMKKNLSLKGNSGKEFPGKPKKSGTVPLNFLGGRFAHHGTGGCSKTSAGLSIKK; encoded by the exons ATGAGAGGAGTGTATAACCAAACTAACCCGTCTGCCACTGAGAGTGGTGTTATGTATGGTAGTAGTCCTTCTGACACTTCCTTCATCCAaccttggacacctccgccgacACAAAGTGTATATATGGATGATTTTGAGACCTCTACTAAGAGAG GTGCTATATCAGGGCCTTTATACTTCACACCCACGATGGAG GGTACGTCCATGGTGCCATTTGATAGGGGATCTATTTCTTCTCGGTCAGATTTTAGCGAGTTTGACCATTCAGGGAAGCTACACCTGTCTACTCCTCGCAATTTCCCTGGCCGGAGATCGTTCATGTCTAAACCTATTCATCCTCTATCCTTCCCGCTTCAGTCTCCTACCCTAGAAACTTCAGGATTATTCGAGTATGACTCTTCTACCCCTCTTAGGGACACCCATCGCCTGAGCAGTGGCAGCAGCAGCATCGATTTAGCCGACATGTCTGAGCGACTCGATCCCGGTAGACCATCCAATCCTTGTGGGTCGCACAAATGTGGAGTGTGTGATAGGTTGCTTTCTCAGAGATCACCTTGGAGCTCCAGGCGGATCATTAAAAGCGGGGACATGCCAGTCACTGGAGTTCTCTTTTGCCGTCATGTTTTCCACGCCGAATGTTTAGAGCAGACAACTCCAAAGTCACATACAAGTGATCCTCCTTGTCCCATCTGCGCTAAAGTCGAAGGAGTTAATTCTTCCGAAAGTGAACAGATCATCTTTCCCAAGACGCGCAATAGTTTCCCGAGGCTTAGGGGTGTTGCTGTTAGTGGAGAAGGATCATCTAAATCATGGGGATGTATTCAAGTTGGTGATTGCGTTGAAGGGGCGCATAGAAGTAGTATGCTGCTTCTAAACCGGAATAAGATGAAGAAAAACCTCTCTCTGAAGGGAAATTCAGGCAAAGAATTTCCCGGTAAACCAAAGAAAAGTGGGACCGTCCCTTTAAATTTTTTGGGCGGAAGATTTGCTCATCACGGCACTGGTGGCTGCTCCAAGACATCAGCTGGTCTTAGCATCAAGAAGTGA
- the LOC141598757 gene encoding agamous-like MADS-box protein AGL30 isoform X3, translating into MGRVKLDIKKLENSSSRQATYSKRKQGILKKAEELATLCDIDLALVMFSPGGKPSFRCGKNGVEKVIAKYNQLPPHERTKKYVLNPEALKKTYKKSDHDVNIQDFIGTRYDLTDQAVKIQTRIAEIHERLRYWSNPDKVSDLELVMQMEDSLQKSLDQVQKAKENCQKRQRVSLESYTELPFHVSDQQLQQLLWTTSDEIPNTVLTSDQKLSTQREMDSCTGSACGSNFGCVGTGTKSEEFSPGQLSSTDNVAQCQDGFQGLQFDMQYPYQQHAFNMQGTTNNLQVMMGLDHKNYNPAFDVNGNYQPTVWPGTTNHLPLESPADSAFGYYLRYQKTAVPAPALPTIYERMTRDPSHIFFDNALNHHV; encoded by the exons atgGGGAGGGTTAAGCTAGATATTAAGAAGTTAGAGAACTCGAGCAGCCGTCAAGCCACTTATTCAAAAAGGAAACAGGGAATTCTGAAGAAGGCTGAAGAATTAGCTACACTATGTGATATTGACCTTGCTCTTGTCATGTTCTCCCCAGGGGGCAAGCCATCCTTCCGTTGTGGAAAGAACGG CGTTGAGAAGGTTATTGCAAAGTACAATCAGTTGCCGCCTCATGAAAGGACGAAAAAGTATGTATTAAACCCTGAA GCGTTGAAGAAGACATATAAGAAGTCAGATCATGATGTGAACATACAAGATTTTATCGGTACTAGGTAT GATCTGACTGACCAGGCTGTTAAAATTCAAACACGGATTGCCGAGATCCATGAACGTCTGAG ATATTGGTCAAACCCTGATAAAGTGAGTGATTTGGAACTTGTGATGCAAATGGAAGATTCACTCCAGAAGTCACTTGATCAAGTTCAAAAGGCGAAG GAAAATTGTCAAAAGCGACAGCGTGTCTCCCTGGAAAGCTATACCGAG TTACCTTTCCATGTAAGTGACCAACAGCTTCAGCAGCTTTTATGGACCACAAGTGATGAAATTCCCAACACGGTTCTCACGTCGGATCAGAAGTTATCCACCCAAAG GGAAATGGATAGTTGTACTGGTTCCGCTTGTGGGAGCAATTTCGGTTGTGTTGGCACAGGCACCAAGTCGGAGGAATTTAGCCCCGGCCAACTAAGCTCAACAGACAATGTTGCTCAATGTCAAGATGGTTTTCAGGGACTTCAGTTTGATATGCAGTATCCATATCAGCAACATGCCTTCAATATGCAGGGTACCACCAATAATCTGCAAGTTATGATGGGTTTGGATCATAAAAATTATAACCCTGCTTTTGATGTTAATGGAAATTACCAGCCAACTGTATGGCCTGGCACTACTAATCATTTACCCCTTGAGTCTCCTGCTGATTCTGCGTTTGGTTACTATCTCCGCTACCAG AAAACAGCAGTTCCTGCACCGGCCTTGCCAACTATTTACGAGAGGATGACAAGAGATCCAAGCCACATATTCTTCGACAATGCTCTTAACCATCATGTTTAA
- the LOC141598757 gene encoding agamous-like MADS-box protein AGL30 isoform X1, with product MGRVKLDIKKLENSSSRQATYSKRKQGILKKAEELATLCDIDLALVMFSPGGKPSFRCGKNGVEKVIAKYNQLPPHERTKKKLEGLEALKKTYKKSDHDVNIQDFIGTSTPTVKDLTDQAVKIQTRIAEIHERLRYWSNPDKVSDLELVMQMEDSLQKSLDQVQKAKENCQKRQRVSLESYTELPFHVSDQQLQQLLWTTSDEIPNTVLTSDQKLSTQREMDSCTGSACGSNFGCVGTGTKSEEFSPGQLSSTDNVAQCQDGFQGLQFDMQYPYQQHAFNMQGTTNNLQVMMGLDHKNYNPAFDVNGNYQPTVWPGTTNHLPLESPADSAFGYYLRYQKTAVPAPALPTIYERMTRDPSHIFFDNALNHHV from the exons atgGGGAGGGTTAAGCTAGATATTAAGAAGTTAGAGAACTCGAGCAGCCGTCAAGCCACTTATTCAAAAAGGAAACAGGGAATTCTGAAGAAGGCTGAAGAATTAGCTACACTATGTGATATTGACCTTGCTCTTGTCATGTTCTCCCCAGGGGGCAAGCCATCCTTCCGTTGTGGAAAGAACGG CGTTGAGAAGGTTATTGCAAAGTACAATCAGTTGCCGCCTCATGAAAGGACGAAAAA AAAGCTGGAAGGTCTTGAA GCGTTGAAGAAGACATATAAGAAGTCAGATCATGATGTGAACATACAAGATTTTATCGGTACTAG CACTCCAACAGTTAAG GATCTGACTGACCAGGCTGTTAAAATTCAAACACGGATTGCCGAGATCCATGAACGTCTGAG ATATTGGTCAAACCCTGATAAAGTGAGTGATTTGGAACTTGTGATGCAAATGGAAGATTCACTCCAGAAGTCACTTGATCAAGTTCAAAAGGCGAAG GAAAATTGTCAAAAGCGACAGCGTGTCTCCCTGGAAAGCTATACCGAG TTACCTTTCCATGTAAGTGACCAACAGCTTCAGCAGCTTTTATGGACCACAAGTGATGAAATTCCCAACACGGTTCTCACGTCGGATCAGAAGTTATCCACCCAAAG GGAAATGGATAGTTGTACTGGTTCCGCTTGTGGGAGCAATTTCGGTTGTGTTGGCACAGGCACCAAGTCGGAGGAATTTAGCCCCGGCCAACTAAGCTCAACAGACAATGTTGCTCAATGTCAAGATGGTTTTCAGGGACTTCAGTTTGATATGCAGTATCCATATCAGCAACATGCCTTCAATATGCAGGGTACCACCAATAATCTGCAAGTTATGATGGGTTTGGATCATAAAAATTATAACCCTGCTTTTGATGTTAATGGAAATTACCAGCCAACTGTATGGCCTGGCACTACTAATCATTTACCCCTTGAGTCTCCTGCTGATTCTGCGTTTGGTTACTATCTCCGCTACCAG AAAACAGCAGTTCCTGCACCGGCCTTGCCAACTATTTACGAGAGGATGACAAGAGATCCAAGCCACATATTCTTCGACAATGCTCTTAACCATCATGTTTAA
- the LOC141598757 gene encoding agamous-like MADS-box protein AGL30 isoform X2, whose translation MGRVKLDIKKLENSSSRQATYSKRKQGILKKAEELATLCDIDLALVMFSPGGKPSFRCGKNGVEKVIAKYNQLPPHERTKKKLEGLEALKKTYKKSDHDVNIQDFIGTRYDLTDQAVKIQTRIAEIHERLRYWSNPDKVSDLELVMQMEDSLQKSLDQVQKAKENCQKRQRVSLESYTELPFHVSDQQLQQLLWTTSDEIPNTVLTSDQKLSTQREMDSCTGSACGSNFGCVGTGTKSEEFSPGQLSSTDNVAQCQDGFQGLQFDMQYPYQQHAFNMQGTTNNLQVMMGLDHKNYNPAFDVNGNYQPTVWPGTTNHLPLESPADSAFGYYLRYQKTAVPAPALPTIYERMTRDPSHIFFDNALNHHV comes from the exons atgGGGAGGGTTAAGCTAGATATTAAGAAGTTAGAGAACTCGAGCAGCCGTCAAGCCACTTATTCAAAAAGGAAACAGGGAATTCTGAAGAAGGCTGAAGAATTAGCTACACTATGTGATATTGACCTTGCTCTTGTCATGTTCTCCCCAGGGGGCAAGCCATCCTTCCGTTGTGGAAAGAACGG CGTTGAGAAGGTTATTGCAAAGTACAATCAGTTGCCGCCTCATGAAAGGACGAAAAA AAAGCTGGAAGGTCTTGAA GCGTTGAAGAAGACATATAAGAAGTCAGATCATGATGTGAACATACAAGATTTTATCGGTACTAGGTAT GATCTGACTGACCAGGCTGTTAAAATTCAAACACGGATTGCCGAGATCCATGAACGTCTGAG ATATTGGTCAAACCCTGATAAAGTGAGTGATTTGGAACTTGTGATGCAAATGGAAGATTCACTCCAGAAGTCACTTGATCAAGTTCAAAAGGCGAAG GAAAATTGTCAAAAGCGACAGCGTGTCTCCCTGGAAAGCTATACCGAG TTACCTTTCCATGTAAGTGACCAACAGCTTCAGCAGCTTTTATGGACCACAAGTGATGAAATTCCCAACACGGTTCTCACGTCGGATCAGAAGTTATCCACCCAAAG GGAAATGGATAGTTGTACTGGTTCCGCTTGTGGGAGCAATTTCGGTTGTGTTGGCACAGGCACCAAGTCGGAGGAATTTAGCCCCGGCCAACTAAGCTCAACAGACAATGTTGCTCAATGTCAAGATGGTTTTCAGGGACTTCAGTTTGATATGCAGTATCCATATCAGCAACATGCCTTCAATATGCAGGGTACCACCAATAATCTGCAAGTTATGATGGGTTTGGATCATAAAAATTATAACCCTGCTTTTGATGTTAATGGAAATTACCAGCCAACTGTATGGCCTGGCACTACTAATCATTTACCCCTTGAGTCTCCTGCTGATTCTGCGTTTGGTTACTATCTCCGCTACCAG AAAACAGCAGTTCCTGCACCGGCCTTGCCAACTATTTACGAGAGGATGACAAGAGATCCAAGCCACATATTCTTCGACAATGCTCTTAACCATCATGTTTAA
- the LOC141598753 gene encoding transcription termination factor MTEF1, chloroplastic-like isoform X1: MTQIHTLSQPPLHAPQPLTPPPILTQTTIQTTTQTTLDIRTKLLHLESLSINSLKALTVNPNLHTTPLSSILTIEQTLISSFGLPRTSIGRIFDMFPNLLSSEPSSLHSISDFLLNDVVLPFPHLSRAVTRCPRILVSDVDSQLRPTLRFLRRELRLHVTAHTTVLLVSSVDHTLTRKIEFLKKLGFTDKVVINMVQRAPSILTYSVESNLSPKIEYFLNDMKGNLSEIKRFPQFFSFSLDSRIKLRHKLLEECGVSMSLKDMLKPTDAEFAEQLRNSERVHLLPVPDDNSLEIRVKLWKKAKSSGTTDVPSYHTP; encoded by the exons ATGACACAAATCCACACCTTATCCCAACCACCACTCCACGCACCTCAACCTCTCACTCCCCCACCAATCCTAACCCAAACAACCATCCAAACCACCACCCAAACCACACTAGACATCCGAACCAAACTCCTCCACTTAGAATCCCTCTCAATTAACTCCTTAAAAGCCCTAACCGTAAACCCAAACCTCCACACCACTCCTCTTTCCTCCATCCTAACCATCGAACAAACCTTAATCTCCAGCTTCGGTCTCCCTCGAACCTCCATAGGCCGCATCTTCGACATGTTCCCAAACCTCCTCTCATCCGAACCTAGCTCCCTCCATTCTATCTCCGATTTCCTCCTAAACGACGTCGTTTTACCTTTCCCTCACCTCTCGCGCGCCGTGACGCGTTGTCCTCGTATCCTAGTCTCCGACGTGGACAGTCAACTCCGACCGACTCTCCGCTTCCTCCGCCGCGAATTACGGCTCCACGTCACCGCGCATACGACTGTACTTCTCGTTTCCAGCGTTGACCATACGTTGACTCGGAAAATTGAGTTTTTGAAGAAGTTAGGGTTTACAGATAAGGTGGTGATTAATATGGTGCAAAGAGCGCCATCAATTTTAACTTACAGTGTTGAGAGTAATCTTTCCCCGAAAATCGAGTATTTTTTGAACGACATGAAAGGGAACTTGAGCGAAATTAAGCGGTTTCCGCAGTTTTTTTCCTTTAGTTTGGATAGCAGGATTAAGCTTAGGCATAAATTGCTCGAGGAATGCGGCGTTTCGATGTCGTTGAAGGATATGTTGAAGCCTACTGATGCTGAATTTGCTGAGCAATTGCGGAATTCTGAGAGAGTGCATTTGCT TCCAGTGCCAGACGATAATTCGTTGGAGATCCGTGTGAAACTGTGGAAGAAAGCGAAATCCTCGGGAACAACGGATGTACCAAGTTATCATACACCCTGA
- the LOC141598753 gene encoding transcription termination factor MTEF1, chloroplastic-like isoform X3, translated as MTQIHTLSQPPLHAPQPLTPPPILTQTTIQTTTQTTLDIRTKLLHLESLSINSLKALTVNPNLHTTPLSSILTIEQTLISSFGLPRTSIGRIFDMFPNLLSSEPSSLHSISDFLLNDVVLPFPHLSRAVTRCPRILVSDVDSQLRPTLRFLRRELRLHVTAHTTVLLVSSVDHTLTRKIEFLKKLGFTDKVVINMVQRAPSILTYSVESNLSPKIEYFLNDMKGNLSEIKRFPQFFSFSLDSRIKLRHKLLEECGVSMSLKDMLKPTDAEFAEQLRNSERVHLLLVGVVDGECPEF; from the exons ATGACACAAATCCACACCTTATCCCAACCACCACTCCACGCACCTCAACCTCTCACTCCCCCACCAATCCTAACCCAAACAACCATCCAAACCACCACCCAAACCACACTAGACATCCGAACCAAACTCCTCCACTTAGAATCCCTCTCAATTAACTCCTTAAAAGCCCTAACCGTAAACCCAAACCTCCACACCACTCCTCTTTCCTCCATCCTAACCATCGAACAAACCTTAATCTCCAGCTTCGGTCTCCCTCGAACCTCCATAGGCCGCATCTTCGACATGTTCCCAAACCTCCTCTCATCCGAACCTAGCTCCCTCCATTCTATCTCCGATTTCCTCCTAAACGACGTCGTTTTACCTTTCCCTCACCTCTCGCGCGCCGTGACGCGTTGTCCTCGTATCCTAGTCTCCGACGTGGACAGTCAACTCCGACCGACTCTCCGCTTCCTCCGCCGCGAATTACGGCTCCACGTCACCGCGCATACGACTGTACTTCTCGTTTCCAGCGTTGACCATACGTTGACTCGGAAAATTGAGTTTTTGAAGAAGTTAGGGTTTACAGATAAGGTGGTGATTAATATGGTGCAAAGAGCGCCATCAATTTTAACTTACAGTGTTGAGAGTAATCTTTCCCCGAAAATCGAGTATTTTTTGAACGACATGAAAGGGAACTTGAGCGAAATTAAGCGGTTTCCGCAGTTTTTTTCCTTTAGTTTGGATAGCAGGATTAAGCTTAGGCATAAATTGCTCGAGGAATGCGGCGTTTCGATGTCGTTGAAGGATATGTTGAAGCCTACTGATGCTGAATTTGCTGAGCAATTGCGGAATTCTGAGAGAGTGCATTTGCT CCTTGTAGGAGTAGTGGATGGCGAGTGCCCAGA gttttag
- the LOC141598753 gene encoding transcription termination factor MTEF1, chloroplastic-like isoform X2 gives MTQIHTLSQPPLHAPQPLTPPPILTQTTIQTTTQTTLDIRTKLLHLESLSINSLKALTVNPNLHTTPLSSILTIEQTLISSFGLPRTSIGRIFDMFPNLLSSEPSSLHSISDFLLNDVVLPFPHLSRAVTRCPRILVSDVDSQLRPTLRFLRRELRLHVTAHTTVLLVSSVDHTLTRKIEFLKKLGFTDKVVINMVQRAPSILTYSVESNLSPKIEYFLNDMKGNLSEIKRFPQFFSFSLDSRIKLRHKLLEECGVSMSLKDMLKPTDAEFAEQLRNSERVHLLVLSTVQCQTIIRWRSV, from the exons ATGACACAAATCCACACCTTATCCCAACCACCACTCCACGCACCTCAACCTCTCACTCCCCCACCAATCCTAACCCAAACAACCATCCAAACCACCACCCAAACCACACTAGACATCCGAACCAAACTCCTCCACTTAGAATCCCTCTCAATTAACTCCTTAAAAGCCCTAACCGTAAACCCAAACCTCCACACCACTCCTCTTTCCTCCATCCTAACCATCGAACAAACCTTAATCTCCAGCTTCGGTCTCCCTCGAACCTCCATAGGCCGCATCTTCGACATGTTCCCAAACCTCCTCTCATCCGAACCTAGCTCCCTCCATTCTATCTCCGATTTCCTCCTAAACGACGTCGTTTTACCTTTCCCTCACCTCTCGCGCGCCGTGACGCGTTGTCCTCGTATCCTAGTCTCCGACGTGGACAGTCAACTCCGACCGACTCTCCGCTTCCTCCGCCGCGAATTACGGCTCCACGTCACCGCGCATACGACTGTACTTCTCGTTTCCAGCGTTGACCATACGTTGACTCGGAAAATTGAGTTTTTGAAGAAGTTAGGGTTTACAGATAAGGTGGTGATTAATATGGTGCAAAGAGCGCCATCAATTTTAACTTACAGTGTTGAGAGTAATCTTTCCCCGAAAATCGAGTATTTTTTGAACGACATGAAAGGGAACTTGAGCGAAATTAAGCGGTTTCCGCAGTTTTTTTCCTTTAGTTTGGATAGCAGGATTAAGCTTAGGCATAAATTGCTCGAGGAATGCGGCGTTTCGATGTCGTTGAAGGATATGTTGAAGCCTACTGATGCTGAATTTGCTGAGCAATTGCGGAATTCTGAGAGAGTGCATTTGCT TGTCCTGTCTACAGTCCAGTGCCAGACGATAATTCGTTGGAGATCCGTGTGA